In Planifilum fimeticola, the genomic window CCGGAAGCCACGCCGACATCCATACGGTCACAAACGATAGCACCGCCGAAACAAGGATCGCCTGCCACGCAACAACAAAATCAAAGTTGACTTGGAACGTGTTTCTCTTATTCGCTGCTGCAAGGAGATGATCCATAATTTGTATGCCGACAAAATTCACGAGAAGTCCCAACGCGATTCCCAGGGGGATGCCGACAGTCGCCAGTATCAAACCTTCATGCGTGATAATCCCGGCAATTTGCTGTTTTGTCGCACCGACGCTTTTCAGTGCGCCGAACTGCTTGATGCGCTCTCCGGCACTGACGCGGAAGGCGTTAGAGACAACGATAACGGTGGCGGCAATGATTACAGAACCGACAACAGCGCTTAAACCCAAAAGTAATTCATTATACATGGAGTTGTAATAATCACTCTCGCCCAGCAGCTCCTTAAACATCAAGTCGGCGCTGGACGCAAAACAGAAAACGGCGGTTAACATCGCCGTTGACAGCACGATTCCGGCAAGCGTCCAAAAGGCGCGGTTTCGGTTTGTTTTGATTTGGCTGTACGCCAATTTTGCGGTCAGCTTCATCGGCGCAACACCTCATCCCTGACGATTTGTCCATCGCTGATGGTGATAACCCGGTCGGCTTGGCGCGCGATTTTTTCATCATGAGTGATGACAAGCAAAGTTTGATTGTATTGCTGATTGGATCGCTTCAAAAGGTCGATAACCTCCCTGCTCGATTTGCTGTCAAGATTGCCCGTCGGTTCATCGGCGAGGATGAGCGCGGGATTGTTGATCAGCGCCCTGCCGACGGCTACCCGCTGCTGCTGTCCGCCGGAAAGCTCGTTCGGCAAGTGTTTTGCCCTGTCCGTCAGCCCGATTGTTTCAAGTATGGTCCGCAATTTGTCGGGATCCGGCTTGCGATTGTCCAATAGACACGGCAGCATGATATTTTCTTGCACAGTCAGAGTCGGAATGAGATTGTAGAACTGATAGATAATTCCTATTTTTCGGCGGCGAAAAATCGCCAGTTCGCTTTCATTCAGCTTGAATATTTCCACTCCATCAACTACGACGCTGCCGGACGTGGGACGGTCAACTCCACCGATTAAATGCATAAGGGTTGATTTGCCTGAGCCGGACGCACCCACGACCGCGACAAATTCCCCCTTCTCCACGCTGAAACTCACGCCGTTCAAAGCCATAACGGTTGTGTTGTCTTTGCCATACGTCTTTACCAGGTCTTTGACTTGTAAAATCGTCATTAGTTGACACTCCCCATTTTTTGTTATCAACATACTTTTCCAAGCTCGTTCCCGGTTGGCTCAATGGGTTGCTGCCTCCTGGCGTTTATTCTGCTTCTCCGCATCGCCAAAGCAGGGAATATAACGCATGTTTTGGTTTACCGCTGTTGCGATTATGGCAAAGCAATCTGTATTTTTCCTGTAGACAACCTGTAGTTTCTCTGCATGCAAACAAAAAAACCGGCAGGAATCGTCCTGTCGGTCAAATCAATCAATGATGGGCGGTTGCATCCAGATTTACGAATTGTATTCTCTCTTATGCTGCTTAAGCCCGCGGCAAGTCCATCCAAAACAAAACACCGTCTGTGGTGTTTTCCAAAGCAAAAGCAATATCCATCGCTTCCAATGTTTTCTTGACAATGGTCAATCCCAAGCCACTCCGACCGCCTTTTCGGCTTCGCGCTTTATCCACGCGGTAGAACGGATCAAACAGCTTCGGCAAGATCTCATCGTCAATCCTCGCCCCTGTGTTCAAAATGCAAAGGCGATATTGATCAGCCGCAATTTCGCTCCATATCCGAATCTCTCCTCCTTCGGGCGTATTTTGCACCGCGTTCAATATGACGTTGGACAGCGCCTTCCGGAGCATTTTGGGATCGGCAAGACAGATTTGTCCGTCAGGAATGTCCGTCACGATGCGCTGGCCGTTTGCTTCGCACAAGGTCT contains:
- a CDS encoding ABC transporter ATP-binding protein, encoding MTILQVKDLVKTYGKDNTTVMALNGVSFSVEKGEFVAVVGASGSGKSTLMHLIGGVDRPTSGSVVVDGVEIFKLNESELAIFRRRKIGIIYQFYNLIPTLTVQENIMLPCLLDNRKPDPDKLRTILETIGLTDRAKHLPNELSGGQQQRVAVGRALINNPALILADEPTGNLDSKSSREVIDLLKRSNQQYNQTLLVITHDEKIARQADRVITISDGQIVRDEVLRR